A genome region from Nicotiana tabacum cultivar K326 chromosome 13, ASM71507v2, whole genome shotgun sequence includes the following:
- the LOC107769310 gene encoding AP-1 complex subunit sigma-1 encodes MIHFVLLISRQGKVRLTKWYSPYTQKERTKVIRELSGMILTRGPKLCNFVEWRGYKVVYKRYASLYFCMCIDQEDNELEVLEIIHHYVEILDRYFGSVCELDLIFNFHKAYYILDELVIAGELQESSKKTVARLIAAQDSLVEAAKEEASSISNIIAQATK; translated from the exons ATG ATTCACTTTGTGCTGCTCATTAGCCGGCAGGGAAAAGTGAGGCTAACCAAGTGGTATTCACCATATACACAAAAAGAGAGAACCAAG GTAATCCGTGAACTAAGTGGTATGATTCTCACTCGAGGACCGAAGCTTTGCAATTTTGTTGAGTGGAGAGGATATAAAGTTGTTTATAAAAG ATATGCAAGCCTGTATTTCTGTATGTGCATAGACCAAGAGGACAATGAGTTGGAGGTCCTGGAAATCATACACCATTATGTTGAGATTCTGGACCGATACTTCGGAAGT GTCTGTGAGCTGGACTTAATCTTCAACTTTCACAAG GCATACTATATATTGGATGAACTTGTGATTGCTGGTGAACTCCAAGAATCAAGCAAGAAAACTGTTGCTCGTCTAATTGCTGCACAG GATTCTTTGGTTGAGGCTGCCAAAGAAGAGGCAAGTTCTATTAGTAACATTATCGCACAGGCCACCAAATGA